The sequence AACTCCTACATGATAGGACTTATTCAGGGCCTTTGCAGCAGCAGCCAATGCACCTGTTACATTAAAATCCGGGACTGCCGGAAACTCAATGGGGGCGTACTCCCGGCTGGTTCCTTCCATGCGGATGGCTCCGTTCGCAATGACTAAATCCCCGCTTTTTACCTCCACATCCATTCCGCCGCAGGTACCCACGCGGATGAAGGTGTCTGCACCGGACATCACCAGTTCCTCCAGGGCAATAGCCGCAGATGGTCCGCCGATTCCAGTAGATGTAACGCTGACTAACTTACCGTCTAACGTACCGGTATAGGTCACGTACTCCCTGCTGTCCGCGATCAGTCTGGGATTGTCAAAATACTTCGCAATAAGGGCACAGCGCTTGGGATCACCTGGCAGAATAACATATCTGCCCACGTCCCCTTTCCCAACCTGGATGTGATACTGCTTTCCTTCTGTTTCTGAATAATTTGTCATACTTAATCCACCCTTCTTTATATCTCATTCTCATCAATCTTTTCTGCAACCACCGCCTTAATCCGCCGGTACTGCTCTTCATCGATAATAATGGTCCTTCCTTCCCGGGAAATATACCCTTTCTCCTCCATTTGGCTGACACACCGGTTCACGGTCTTTATGCAAAGACCGGTGCTGTTTGATAAATCTTTTCTTGCAAGCTGTATGCGGCAGGTCCCCCGATGGGATGATTTCCGGTAAATCTCCATAAAGAGCAGGAACAGCCTGTCACTTCCCTGTAAAAACAAAAACAGACGTTCCTTTCTGACCTGCTCTAAAAGATAGACGCCCATGGCCTTAACCTGTTCTAAAACCGCATGGATATCCGAAAGCATCCAGCGGCTGAACTGATCCTTGGATACACAGAGGAACCGGCAGTCTGTTTCTGTCACCAGAGTCGTCCGGTAAAGCTCAAAGCCCATAAGAAATTCCATAGCTCCAAACACCTCCACCGGATAGAATCTGGTATAGTCGTAGGCGATTTCCTGAACCCGGTAATCCGTAGCTTTAACAACACCTTCTACCAGAATATAAATGGTATCCACGGTTTCATTTTCGTGAATAAAGGTGGTGCCCTTTTTTAGGTTTACTATCTTAAAGGCTTCCAGGAGCCATTTAGGCGCATTGGCCAGATAATTATTTAAGTATTCCCGCGGCTCACTGTGAAGTTCATTGATTAAAGACATAGCATCGTTCACGATCTTGCTCCTTTTCGTTTCTTTCTCTTTGATTTCATCATATCATATTTATGATCCGCCGGGAATCATTACTTGCATCTAAGCACTTACCTCGCATCCTTTTCGTATGGCTGCCCGCTGGCTTTCGGCGCAGAGGATTTTCCCACAAACAGGATCAGGATCACGATAGTAATGAGATACGGAAGCATTGCCAGAATGGACGAAGGAACCGCAAATCTTCCCCCTCCCAGAGTAACGGTAAGGGCCTGGGCTGCTCCGAATAACAGACAGGCACCATAAGCCCCGTGAGGAGTCCATTTTCCAAAAATAACAGCTGCCAGTGCAATAAATCCCTGTCCGCTGATCGCGGTAGGCGTAAACTGAGGGATAATGGCCAGGGTCATGGACGCACCGCCCAGTCCTGCTAAAATGCCGGAAACCAGCACACAGATATACCTGATTTTATAAACGTTAAGTCCCATGGTATCCGCTGCTGCCGGATGCTCTCCTACTGCCCGGATATGAAGCCCCCACTTTGTTTTATAAAGAAAGAACCAGATAAACACAGCCAGTACAAACGCGATGACAACGGTTACATCCACATTTAAATTCTGAAAAGCCTTTGAGTTTAAGCTCCCAAACACCTTTGGAATCTTATGAGGTACCGGGAGCGACATGGTAGCACCGTCAAAAAGCAGGCGGCAGACAAACAGAGCCACACCGGGACCGATCAAATTGATGGCAATACCGGATATCGTCTGGTCCGCCTTGCATGTAATCGACGCAAAGGCATGGAGAAGGGCAATAACGCCTCCTGCCAGACCGGCTGCAAAAAATCCTACCCAGGCACTTCCTGAATAGTAACCCACAGTAGCCCCTGTAACTGCTCCGATGGTCATCATTCCTTCGATGCCGATATTGGTAACGCCGGACCGCTCCGACACCACTCCCCCTAATGCTGCAAATACCAAAGGAGTGGAATACATAAGTGTAATGCCTACAAATAGCATCAGACTGTTAAGCATGTTTCTTACCTCCCTTCGAAAAACGGTCCACCAGCGGCGGAATGATACGGGTCAGCGCCACAAAAAATACGATGACACCAATAACGATGTTGATAATTTCTGATGGAGCTCCCACCTCGTACTGCAAAGACTGGCCGCCATAGATCAAACCGCCAAACAGCAGTCCTGCAAAAATACAGCCGATTGGTGAACTGGCCGCAATCAGACAAACGGATAATCCGTTAAAGCCCGTGTTTTCAAAGGCTGCTAATGTAGCAATGCCATGAGGAGAATTCCCGGTGATATAAAGAGACGCAGCCAGCCCGCAGATAGCCCCGGAAATAAGCATGGAGTGCAGGATGTTTCTGTTTACATAAATTCCGGAAAATTCTGCTGCGCTCTTATTAAAACCTACTGCTCTCAGTTCAAATCCCTTAGCCGTTTTATATAGAAGGAACCAGATAAAAACAGCCAGAATGACTGCTATAATAATTCCAACGTTTACATCTGTTTTCAAAACGGTGCTGCGAAGAAATTCATTCTGTGCAAGTGCCGCCTTTCCCGCCTCCGTGGTCTTGTAATTTCCCAGAATCATCGTGTAGCCGGAACGGTTGATCGGGTACGTTCCAATGGTATCCGGCTTATGGAACCGGTTTAAGGAGCATACATAATTGGAGAAATAAAGTGCAATCCAGTTCAGCATAATACTGGTAAGAACCTCATGGATGCCGAACCTCGCCTTTAAGAAACCAGCAATCCCGCCATACACTGCCCCAGCTGCCACGCCAGCAAGGACAACGAGAGGAATCTGGATCACCGGAGGAAAATCAAACAGAATGCCGACTATGGTAGATGCCACACATCCCATTATAAACTGTCCTTCGGCTCCAATGTTAAAAAGTCCGGTCTTAAACGCAAATGCAACGCCGATTCCCGTGAGAATGATAGGCGTACTTTTAATGATTACATTGGAAATGTGTTTCGGACTGGAAAAGACTCCGTCAAACAAGACGGTTAGTGAATGAACCGGCGGATATCCCGCCGCCGCGAGTATGATCCCCGCTACGATAAATCCGAAGAAAACAGCGATCAAAGTCATTGTTAATGGTTTTTTTAAAATCTTTATCGCTTTATCCATGGTTCTTTCCTCCTGCCATTAACAAACCGATCGTATTTTCATCTACGGTTCCCTGTTGAAACGTATCTTGAATTTTTCCGTCGTAAATGACCGCTATGGTATCGGAAACATTCATGACCTCGTCCAGCTCAAAAGAGATCAAAAGCACCGCTTTTCCTTTATCCCTTTCACGGATAAGAGTCTTATGCACGGTTTCAATGGCTCCTACGTCAAGTCCTCTGGTCGGCTGTACCGCAATCAGTATATCCGGATTCATGGCGACTTCACGTCCGATAATAACCTTCTGCTGGTTTCCACCGGAAAGTTCCCCCACTCTTCTGGAACCGCAGTCATCCGGCCGGACATCATATGCTTCGATGAGGGTTTGGGTAAACTCTTCCATTTTCTTTTTATTTAAGATCCCTTTTCTGGAAAATGGCTCTTTGCGGCAACGCTCCAATACCGCGTTCTCATTTACAGTGAAGTCAAGGACAAGACCCCTTTTCTGCCGGTCCTCAGGGATGATGCTGACACCGCTGTCTATGACCGTCCTTGGGTTTGTGTTAATGATCGGTTTCCCGCAGACCGTTATGCTTCCCTTTTCTGCAGGTACCAGGCTGCTGATCGCTTCCACCAGTTCCTTCTGCCCGTTTCCGTCAATACCGGCGATCCCCACGATTTCTCCTTTGCGGACTGTTAAGTTTAAACCCTTTACTGCTTCAAGCTTTCTCTCGTTTTTCACAACAAGGTCTTTGATTTCCAATACCGTTTCTCCCGGCTTTGCAGGAGTCTTATCCACCACCAGCTTTACTTCATGGCCCACCATAAGCGCAGCCAGTTCTTGTCCGGAAACATTATCTACCGGAACCGTATCAATGTATTCGCCGCGGCGGATGATGGTACAGGTATCGGAAGATGCCTTTATTTCCTTTAATTTATGAGTGATGATGATGATTGCCTTTCCGTCATCTACCAGATTGTGCATAATGGAGAGAAGATCTTCAATTTCCTGAGGGGTCAGAACAGCGGTAGGCTCATCAAGGATTAACAGTTCTGCTCCCCGGTACAACGCCTTTAATATTTCCACCCTCTGCTGCATACCAACAGAAATATCGCATATTCTGGCATCCGGGTCTACTTCCAGCCCATATTTTTCCACGATATCTAAAATCTGTTTCCTGGCCTTCTTCATATCTACAATACCTGCGCGGGAGGTAGTTTCATTTCCTAAAATAATATTCTGTGTGACCGTGAAATCCTCCACCAGCATAAAATGCTGATGAACCATACCGATGCCGTTTGCTATGGCCACATTAGGATTTTTTATGTCCACCTTTTTCCCATTGATAAAGATTTCTCCCTCATCGGCCTGATACAATCCGTACAGTACATTCATCAGCGTCGACTTCCCCGCACCGTTTTCACCCAGAAGAGAATGAATGCTGCCCTTCTTAACATCCAGACTCATATCCTTCAAAGCGTAAAATGCCCCGAACCGTTTTGTGATTCCATGCATCTGGACCGCATAATCGCTGTTTCCCGTGACCATGTCAATACTATCTCCTTTCGGTTTTACACCGCAGGCTCTTTCGATTCCTGCGGTGTAAAATTTTTTCTCTTCTATTTAGCGATAAACGCTTCGTATTCATCTTTTGTGGTCGGCGGTGTCAGTTCTCCGTTTTTAATTTTATCCTTCACCTTTAAGGTATCCTCATAAACACCTTCCGGCATGTTGCCATGTTCTTCAGGAATTCCCACACAGTCTTCCTGTAAGCCGAAGGTAAGGGTTTTACCACCAATATCCTGGCCGTTCATTGCTTCTTCCGATACTTCCTCTACTGCTTTACCAACTAATTTAAGAGCAGATGTCAATACGTTTTCCGGTGCCAGATATGCCTGATCACGGTCTACACCGATTACCCACTTGTCCGCTTCCTTGGCAGCCTCGATAACACCGGTTCCTGTGCCGCCAGCCGCGTGGTAGATCACGTCACAGCCATCAGAATACATTCTAGCAGCAATGGCCTTTCCCTTAGCTGCATCACTAAAGCTTTCTGCATACTGCACAGAAATTTCAATATCTTTTCCAAGCTCTTTTGCCGCATACTTTACGCCGGCTTCATAACCGTACTGGAACTGGTCGATTAAGCCTGAGGAGATTCCGCCTACAAAACCTACTTTTCCGGTCTGTGTGGTCCGTCCTGCCACATATCCAACCAGGAAGGAGGGTTCCTGGGCACGGAACATAACTCCAGTCACATTGGAAGGTGTATCCTCATAAGCATTGTCAATAATCGCATACTGGATATCAGGATTGCTGTCGGCTGCCTCCAGCACTGCATCAGCACAGGCGTAGCCTACGCCCCATAACAGATTGGCACCGCTGTCTCCCAGCCTTTCTAAATTCGTTACGAAATCCGATGCCTGCTTTGACTCGATGTAGTTAACCTCTGCACCGGTCTTGTTCTTTAACTCAGTAAGGCCTTCCCATGCGGACTGGTTAAAGGACTGGTCATTGATTCCGCCTGTATCCGTAATCATTGCAACGGAAAAGCTGCTCTTTCCTCCGGAAGTTTCCTCCTGGGTTTTTGTGGTCTCCGTTTTTCCGCCTCCGCAAGCCGTAAGTGACAGCACCATTGCCGCTGTTAAACCAAATACAATACCTTTTCTCATCATAACCTGATTCCTCCATTTTTCATTCTATACAATTTGTATTTCTTTAAACCCACATTGAACCGCCAGTTCCTTTAATTTCTCCATTTGGTCCTGAGTAGGGCTTTTTCTATGTTCCATTTTACCTCTCACCCCATAATTGCGGAATGTAATAAGCTTTAATCTGAAATCCTCCAGATAAGGGGTTACTTCGGCGGCCACTCCTTTGATGACCTCCTCCATGTCCACATCTTTATCTTCTGCCAGACCGGAAGAAGATTCTCCCTCCAGACATACAAGCCTTACCTCATATAATTTACCTGCCTGGGCCAGATAGTTCAGATTCTTTTTAACAATACCATTATCTCCGCCTGTCAGCCTGTGAAACACCTGGGAGTCCCACGCTTTCACATCCAGCATGACTTTATCCGTCACAGCCATGAGCTCCGGATGCTTTGTGAAATCCACGCAGCCATTGCTGTCCAGAAAACAAGATATCCCGGCTTTCCCTGCAAGTGTGAACAATTCTGTGAGAAATTCCGGATACAGGCCGCATTCACCGCCGGATACTGTGATCCCCTGAATAAACGGTATATTTTTTGAAATCTGTTCCCAGACGTCCATAGCCTCCATCCACCGAACCTTTGGAGATGCGTAATTGGGACAGACCCGTATGCAATGATCGCACTGGGTACAGACTGCCTCATCCCATATGACCTGTTTCCCTGATAGGGATAAGGCGCCTGCCGGACACTGGCTGACACAAACGCCGCAGCCATTGCACAGCCGCTGTGTCTCCGGGTTATGGCAGTAAGCGCAGGCGATATTGCAGCCCTGGACAAACACCGCAGTCCGGCAGCCCGGCCCGTCTACTACACTTAAGGGAATCATTTTGTTAATAGCGGCTCTCACTGCAGCCCCCTTACCTTCCGGTTCTCAAGATGGGCATTGCGGTAATTGTCTCCGCCCAGATGCACCGTATTCTGGAGTACGGCTTCGCCTTCATAATATTTTTCCATTTCGCTCCGTTTGACCAGATATCCCGTGATACGGACCAGATCGCTGTCAGAAGCATAGAAGCTTATATATTTGTCCCCCAGAGAAAACGCTCCTTTTACGATATCCAGCATGGCGGCCGGATTGTTTCTTCCTGTGGGATCAAAGGAGAAGATATCCGCGCAGCCAGTCGGGAAAAACTTGTGGAACCTGGCGCTGTGACGAAGGTGATCATACATGAGTTCCGGCTCCATCCCTACCGGGATCCGCACGCCTGAGGTAATGCCATGGTCCGAATCGATGCCGACCTGGGCGTGAAGGGCAAAGTGATTGTCAAAAACCTCTGAATATAAGGCATTTGCAGTACCAGCATAATCCGCAATCACCTTCATGATCTGCTCTGCTAAGTCATCTGCTTCTGCATTGTGACCATATGTTTTCTCCGGATCTTGCATCAGCATGTTTGTACATTCCGCCAGCCCAACGACTCCGAACATTGCAAGGAACTTTTCCCTGGAAATAAAGCCTTCCTTAGAGAGGAAAGAGGTCTCAAAGAAATTGGATTCTTCTACAAGGAAACGGATTCTTTCATTCATATAGTCCCCCATGCGGGAAAGACAATCAGGCAATAGCTCTGTTAAAAACTGTTCCCTGTTCCTTGCTTCCGCAGCAAGCCTGGGAAGGACGATTCTCGATAATGTGTAGGAACCTCCGCCAATGGGAAGGATATTATAACAACTTGATATCCCGTAATCACCGTAAGTGTCATTGTGCATCTTGTGATTGCAGATCGCCGGGTTTGCACAATACAGAGAGGTATAAAGGGCAAGCTCTGCATAAGAATCAGGCGTAATGTCCTTATCATATTTCAGCGTTAAATTAGGAACCGCATTTTGAAGTTCTTTTTCAAGTTTTAAAATCAGGCGGCCTGCTCTTGTCTCTTCCGGTCCCAAATTAGCATGGCAGAAGCCATCGGTTATGGTCCGGTCCAAATAAACGAGGAAGAGCCTCAGCTTTTTTTCCGCTTCCTCATCCGTAACCCCTTCAAGAAACGGCTCTATCAGTTTATCAATATTGCCAAGATAAACAGGATAGCTGGTGATAGAGGGAACGTGGCGGTACAGAATCGTCAGAAACTGCAATACTTCGTCCAGGTCCTTAGGCGCCTCAAGCTGTAAAAATTCACAGCCGTTTTTTACTGCTTTTTCATAGTCCGGCATCACATATCTGGGACGGTAAGGCGCGTGTCCTTCATCCAGATCGCAAATCGCACCGGTGTCCTTGTAATGACGGGTTGCTTCCGGTATGGAAAGCACCTCCAGACTATTTTCCGCCGCATGGGCCAGAGCCACAACTTTCTGCTCATAAGTCAGGTTCTTTGATGTTACAATGTCTAAAATTTTATTCATCCATCCTACCTCTTTCATTTCAAGTCTTATCCATCATAAAAGGACTTATATCTCTGATACCCCTGAAATATTCACATTATAGCAATAACTTTTCACTATCTAAAGGACTTATGTCCTTTTTCGAATAAATATAATACGATTTGTACATTAGTAACATTTTTACATGTATAATTTTAGTAAAAAACACAACAAACATTGAGTGAATTTGTGCATTCTGCAGTAAAATATTTGTATGATTAAAAGCTTTAATTGTCATATAGTTCCACCTCGAACGCAAAAAGGGAGCAATTATCACTCTTTTTAAACACAAAAAGTAGCGCCCTCGTCCTGGTAAGATAAGGCGCTACTTAAAACAGTAAATTATTTTGCCAGCGACTGGAATTCCCCCAGCTTCCGGCTCTCTCGTAAAGATGAAGTTTCCAAAAGTTCGATTCATTAAAATAGTACCATTTTAATACCGCAAGACAAAAAGAAAAAGCCGAACCCCTTATAAATAAAGGGCTCGGCTTTAATTTTTAATTATTCAACGATAGTAGCAACTCTACCGGAACCTACTGTACGGCCGCCTTCACGGATAGCGAAACGAAGACCCTGCTCCATAGCTACCGGATGAATCAGCTCTACAGACATTTCTACGTTATCTCCAGGCATACACATCTCTGTGCCAGCTGGTAAATCGCAAACGCCAGTAACGTCAGTTGTTCTGAAGTAGAACTGAGGTCTGTAGTTGTTGAAGAAAGGAGTATGACGTCCACCTTCATCTTTTGTTAAAACGTAAACCTGAGCGGTAAACTTCTTGTGGCACTTTACAGAACCTGGCTTAACCAGACACTGACCTCTTTCGATATCAGTTCTCTGAACACCACGAAGTAATGCACCGATGTTATCACCAGCCTGAGCTTCGTCAAGCAGCTTACGGAACATCTCAATACCGGTTACGACAACCTTACGTGTCTCTTCATGGATACCAACGATTTCAACTTCATCAGATACGTGTAAGGTACCACGCTCTACTCTACCAGTAGCAACGGTACCACGGCCTGTGATGGAGAAAACGTCCTCAACTGGCATTAAGAATGGCTTATCTGTTTCACGTACAGGATCTGGAAT is a genomic window of Lacrimispora sphenoides containing:
- the udp gene encoding uridine phosphorylase, translated to MTNYSETEGKQYHIQVGKGDVGRYVILPGDPKRCALIAKYFDNPRLIADSREYVTYTGTLDGKLVSVTSTGIGGPSAAIALEELVMSGADTFIRVGTCGGMDVEVKSGDLVIANGAIRMEGTSREYAPIEFPAVPDFNVTGALAAAAKALNKSYHVGVVQCKDSFYGQHSPETKPVSYELLNKWEAWMKLGCKASEMESAALFVAASALKVRVGSIFLVLANQERARLGLENPIVHDTDGAIRTAVEAIRLMIQQDES
- a CDS encoding ABC transporter permease, whose product is MDKAIKILKKPLTMTLIAVFFGFIVAGIILAAAGYPPVHSLTVLFDGVFSSPKHISNVIIKSTPIILTGIGVAFAFKTGLFNIGAEGQFIMGCVASTIVGILFDFPPVIQIPLVVLAGVAAGAVYGGIAGFLKARFGIHEVLTSIMLNWIALYFSNYVCSLNRFHKPDTIGTYPINRSGYTMILGNYKTTEAGKAALAQNEFLRSTVLKTDVNVGIIIAVILAVFIWFLLYKTAKGFELRAVGFNKSAAEFSGIYVNRNILHSMLISGAICGLAASLYITGNSPHGIATLAAFENTGFNGLSVCLIAASSPIGCIFAGLLFGGLIYGGQSLQYEVGAPSEIINIVIGVIVFFVALTRIIPPLVDRFSKGGKKHA
- a CDS encoding BMP family lipoprotein produces the protein MMRKGIVFGLTAAMVLSLTACGGGKTETTKTQEETSGGKSSFSVAMITDTGGINDQSFNQSAWEGLTELKNKTGAEVNYIESKQASDFVTNLERLGDSGANLLWGVGYACADAVLEAADSNPDIQYAIIDNAYEDTPSNVTGVMFRAQEPSFLVGYVAGRTTQTGKVGFVGGISSGLIDQFQYGYEAGVKYAAKELGKDIEISVQYAESFSDAAKGKAIAARMYSDGCDVIYHAAGGTGTGVIEAAKEADKWVIGVDRDQAYLAPENVLTSALKLVGKAVEEVSEEAMNGQDIGGKTLTFGLQEDCVGIPEEHGNMPEGVYEDTLKVKDKIKNGELTPPTTKDEYEAFIAK
- a CDS encoding ABC transporter ATP-binding protein, giving the protein MVTGNSDYAVQMHGITKRFGAFYALKDMSLDVKKGSIHSLLGENGAGKSTLMNVLYGLYQADEGEIFINGKKVDIKNPNVAIANGIGMVHQHFMLVEDFTVTQNIILGNETTSRAGIVDMKKARKQILDIVEKYGLEVDPDARICDISVGMQQRVEILKALYRGAELLILDEPTAVLTPQEIEDLLSIMHNLVDDGKAIIIITHKLKEIKASSDTCTIIRRGEYIDTVPVDNVSGQELAALMVGHEVKLVVDKTPAKPGETVLEIKDLVVKNERKLEAVKGLNLTVRKGEIVGIAGIDGNGQKELVEAISSLVPAEKGSITVCGKPIINTNPRTVIDSGVSIIPEDRQKRGLVLDFTVNENAVLERCRKEPFSRKGILNKKKMEEFTQTLIEAYDVRPDDCGSRRVGELSGGNQQKVIIGREVAMNPDILIAVQPTRGLDVGAIETVHKTLIRERDKGKAVLLISFELDEVMNVSDTIAVIYDGKIQDTFQQGTVDENTIGLLMAGGKNHG
- a CDS encoding YjjW family glycine radical enzyme activase yields the protein MRAAINKMIPLSVVDGPGCRTAVFVQGCNIACAYCHNPETQRLCNGCGVCVSQCPAGALSLSGKQVIWDEAVCTQCDHCIRVCPNYASPKVRWMEAMDVWEQISKNIPFIQGITVSGGECGLYPEFLTELFTLAGKAGISCFLDSNGCVDFTKHPELMAVTDKVMLDVKAWDSQVFHRLTGGDNGIVKKNLNYLAQAGKLYEVRLVCLEGESSSGLAEDKDVDMEEVIKGVAAEVTPYLEDFRLKLITFRNYGVRGKMEHRKSPTQDQMEKLKELAVQCGFKEIQIV
- a CDS encoding ABC transporter permease is translated as MLNSLMLFVGITLMYSTPLVFAALGGVVSERSGVTNIGIEGMMTIGAVTGATVGYYSGSAWVGFFAAGLAGGVIALLHAFASITCKADQTISGIAINLIGPGVALFVCRLLFDGATMSLPVPHKIPKVFGSLNSKAFQNLNVDVTVVIAFVLAVFIWFFLYKTKWGLHIRAVGEHPAAADTMGLNVYKIRYICVLVSGILAGLGGASMTLAIIPQFTPTAISGQGFIALAAVIFGKWTPHGAYGACLLFGAAQALTVTLGGGRFAVPSSILAMLPYLITIVILILFVGKSSAPKASGQPYEKDAR
- a CDS encoding Crp/Fnr family transcriptional regulator, yielding MNDAMSLINELHSEPREYLNNYLANAPKWLLEAFKIVNLKKGTTFIHENETVDTIYILVEGVVKATDYRVQEIAYDYTRFYPVEVFGAMEFLMGFELYRTTLVTETDCRFLCVSKDQFSRWMLSDIHAVLEQVKAMGVYLLEQVRKERLFLFLQGSDRLFLLFMEIYRKSSHRGTCRIQLARKDLSNSTGLCIKTVNRCVSQMEEKGYISREGRTIIIDEEQYRRIKAVVAEKIDENEI
- a CDS encoding YjjI family glycine radical enzyme, whose product is MNKILDIVTSKNLTYEQKVVALAHAAENSLEVLSIPEATRHYKDTGAICDLDEGHAPYRPRYVMPDYEKAVKNGCEFLQLEAPKDLDEVLQFLTILYRHVPSITSYPVYLGNIDKLIEPFLEGVTDEEAEKKLRLFLVYLDRTITDGFCHANLGPEETRAGRLILKLEKELQNAVPNLTLKYDKDITPDSYAELALYTSLYCANPAICNHKMHNDTYGDYGISSCYNILPIGGGSYTLSRIVLPRLAAEARNREQFLTELLPDCLSRMGDYMNERIRFLVEESNFFETSFLSKEGFISREKFLAMFGVVGLAECTNMLMQDPEKTYGHNAEADDLAEQIMKVIADYAGTANALYSEVFDNHFALHAQVGIDSDHGITSGVRIPVGMEPELMYDHLRHSARFHKFFPTGCADIFSFDPTGRNNPAAMLDIVKGAFSLGDKYISFYASDSDLVRITGYLVKRSEMEKYYEGEAVLQNTVHLGGDNYRNAHLENRKVRGLQ